The following proteins are encoded in a genomic region of Gammaproteobacteria bacterium:
- a CDS encoding response regulator, which produces MANILIVDDSPTEIHVLKTMLEKNGFDVCTANSGEEGIEKAKTEKPDMILMDVVMPGMNGFQASRQISSDPETSAIPIIIVSTKNQETDKMWGLRQGAKDYIAKPAKEKELISKINEILG; this is translated from the coding sequence ATGGCCAATATTTTGATAGTCGATGATTCACCGACCGAAATTCATGTTTTGAAAACCATGTTGGAAAAAAATGGTTTCGATGTGTGCACTGCCAATAGCGGAGAAGAAGGCATAGAAAAGGCGAAAACTGAAAAACCGGATATGATCCTGATGGATGTGGTTATGCCGGGAATGAACGGCTTTCAGGCTTCCCGTCAGATTTCCAGTGATCCGGAAACCAGTGCTATTCCTATTATTATAGTTAGCACCAAAAACCAGGAAACAGACAAAATGTGGGGCTTGCGCCAAGGCGCCAAAGACTACATTGCCAAACCCGCTAAAGAAAAAGAGTTGATCAGTAAAATCAACGAAATTCTTGGGTGA
- the gshB gene encoding glutathione synthase gives MNVFKLGVVMDPISRIKIQKDSTFAMMLEAQSRGWQLYYMELEDLYLDNGRCMATMQQVSVIDDDKHWFQLQTKTVEPVAKLDAVLMRKDPPFDMQYIYATYLLELAQHQGALVVNNPASIRDANEKLFTAWFPQCTAPSIVSCRMSQLHHFIDEQGDTIIKPLDGMGGASIFRVHHADPNRNVILETMTQNQTRYVMAQRFIPEITQGDKRILMVNGEPIAYALARIPAQGETRGNLAAGGRAQGVELSRRDRWICQQVGATLVQKGLMFTGLDVIGDYLTEINVTSPTCIRELDALYGLNISSTLLDAIAQAVQSQPHKG, from the coding sequence ATGAATGTATTTAAACTGGGTGTGGTGATGGACCCTATCAGCCGCATCAAGATACAAAAAGACAGTACCTTTGCCATGATGTTGGAGGCTCAGTCCCGAGGCTGGCAATTGTATTACATGGAACTGGAAGATTTGTATCTTGATAACGGTCGTTGTATGGCGACGATGCAACAAGTGAGCGTCATTGATGACGACAAACACTGGTTTCAACTGCAAACAAAAACGGTGGAACCGGTGGCCAAGTTGGATGCGGTACTCATGCGCAAAGATCCACCGTTCGATATGCAATATATTTATGCGACGTATTTACTGGAGTTAGCTCAACACCAGGGTGCATTGGTGGTTAATAATCCTGCATCTATTCGGGATGCCAACGAAAAATTGTTTACTGCCTGGTTTCCCCAGTGCACAGCGCCTTCTATTGTCAGTTGCCGCATGAGTCAGTTGCACCACTTTATTGATGAGCAGGGCGATACCATTATTAAACCTCTGGACGGCATGGGGGGGGCATCCATTTTTCGCGTGCATCACGCGGATCCCAATCGCAATGTGATTTTGGAAACCATGACTCAAAATCAAACGCGTTATGTGATGGCCCAACGATTTATTCCGGAAATCACTCAAGGCGACAAACGTATTCTCATGGTAAATGGCGAGCCTATAGCCTATGCCTTGGCACGCATACCGGCACAAGGCGAAACCCGAGGCAACCTGGCGGCGGGAGGGCGAGCCCAGGGTGTGGAATTGAGCCGGCGAGATCGATGGATTTGCCAACAGGTTGGAGCCACCCTGGTACAGAAAGGACTGATGTTCACAGGGTTGGATGTCATTGGTGATTATTTGACCGAGATTAATGTCACCAGCCCCACCTGTATTCGAGAGCTGGATGCCCTCTACGGTTTGAATATTAGCTCAACATTATTAGATGCTATTGCTCAGGCAGTACAATCCCAGCCACACAAAGGTTAA
- a CDS encoding FAD:protein FMN transferase, producing MKYRIILIFVAAVWLNACTPKPPVYHEQLVGFGTLIEVKIWNVDKKKGAEAVALLAKDFDYMHRTWHPWEPGPLGRINQLLPMGDKFSVAPSVLPLIRKATLLSEKSEGRFNPAIGKLIKLWGFDGKQTPEAPPSPDQIEALLEKNPRMQDIKLEGIEISSTNSAVVLDFGGFAKGYGVDMAIEQLKILGLNNAIVNAGGDLRAIGSHGERPWRIGIRNPRGGGMLASVDVMGDESVFTSGDYERYFMHDGIRYFHIIDPHTGYPARGAVSVTVFHHSAAEADAAATALLVAGPEEWYEVARAMGVKGVILVDHRGKVYMTPGLKGRVHFDVKPLPTIEYSLPL from the coding sequence TTGAAGTATCGCATAATATTGATATTTGTTGCTGCCGTTTGGCTCAACGCCTGTACGCCCAAACCACCCGTGTACCACGAGCAACTGGTTGGCTTTGGAACGCTGATTGAAGTGAAAATATGGAATGTCGACAAAAAAAAGGGCGCCGAAGCGGTGGCCCTGTTGGCAAAGGATTTTGATTACATGCATCGCACCTGGCACCCTTGGGAACCCGGACCGCTGGGGCGTATCAATCAACTTTTACCTATGGGAGACAAATTCAGTGTGGCCCCATCGGTGTTGCCATTAATACGTAAAGCCACCCTATTATCAGAAAAATCGGAGGGGCGGTTCAATCCCGCCATTGGTAAGCTTATTAAACTCTGGGGTTTTGACGGCAAGCAAACTCCTGAGGCACCACCGTCTCCGGACCAAATCGAAGCTCTGCTGGAAAAAAACCCCCGTATGCAAGATATCAAATTGGAAGGTATAGAAATCTCCAGCACTAACAGTGCGGTGGTGCTGGATTTCGGTGGTTTTGCCAAAGGCTATGGCGTGGATATGGCCATAGAACAATTAAAAATCTTAGGATTGAATAACGCCATTGTTAATGCCGGCGGAGATTTGCGTGCCATTGGCAGTCATGGGGAGCGGCCTTGGCGCATTGGCATACGTAATCCCAGAGGCGGTGGTATGCTGGCATCGGTAGACGTAATGGGTGATGAGAGCGTGTTTACTTCCGGGGATTATGAGCGTTATTTTATGCATGACGGTATTCGCTATTTCCACATTATTGACCCGCACACCGGCTATCCGGCCCGAGGTGCTGTGTCAGTAACGGTGTTTCATCACAGCGCCGCCGAAGCGGATGCCGCGGCAACGGCCTTATTGGTCGCCGGTCCGGAAGAGTGGTATGAAGTGGCTCGGGCAATGGGTGTCAAAGGGGTTATTCTGGTGGATCATCGTGGCAAGGTCTACATGACACCGGGGCTAAAGGGCAGAGTACACTTTGATGTGAAGCCCTTACCGACCATTGAATACAGCTTACCCTTGTGA
- a CDS encoding NusG domain II-containing protein, with amino-acid sequence MLSSEEQVTRGDAVVILVAAVWLAFIYFMAVKPTQTGSQATVLLSGKPWKTFDLNRDQLIEVPGSVGTSSLRIKDGQIRFIDSPCTAKQCILQGWLKYSGELAVCLPNRVSVQILGANPRYDSINF; translated from the coding sequence ATGTTAAGTTCCGAGGAACAAGTCACTCGGGGAGATGCGGTAGTCATATTGGTGGCCGCGGTCTGGCTTGCTTTTATCTATTTCATGGCGGTAAAGCCGACCCAAACCGGTTCTCAGGCCACCGTATTGCTCAGCGGCAAGCCCTGGAAAACTTTTGATTTGAATCGTGATCAGTTGATTGAGGTGCCCGGTTCGGTCGGAACGAGCAGCTTGCGGATAAAAGACGGTCAAATTCGTTTTATTGATTCCCCTTGTACCGCCAAACAATGTATTTTGCAGGGTTGGTTAAAGTACAGTGGCGAACTGGCGGTCTGCCTACCCAACCGGGTCAGTGTGCAGATATTAGGGGCCAATCCCCGCTACGACAGCATAAATTTTTAA
- a CDS encoding Gx transporter family protein, whose product MAQLHSTREDHLVAWLTALAISIHVAESALPSPIPGIKPGLANIVTLVALLLYGWRTAVWVSLLRVLLGSIVIGTFLSPTFVLSFSGAICSVTVLTLASMVAAKLGTWRIGALGYGVLAAMSHMIGQFYAAYYLFVPHQALLGLLPFLMTAAMGFGIISGLIALKIVRQLGKV is encoded by the coding sequence ATGGCACAATTACACAGTACCCGAGAAGACCATCTGGTGGCCTGGCTGACCGCTTTAGCCATCAGTATCCATGTGGCTGAGAGCGCCTTACCCAGCCCCATACCCGGCATCAAGCCCGGATTGGCCAATATAGTCACCCTGGTGGCGTTGTTGTTGTATGGATGGCGAACCGCTGTTTGGGTCTCTTTACTGCGCGTTTTGTTGGGGAGTATAGTGATAGGGACATTTTTGTCGCCTACCTTCGTGTTAAGTTTTAGTGGTGCGATTTGTAGCGTAACGGTATTAACCTTGGCCAGTATGGTGGCGGCAAAACTGGGGACTTGGCGGATTGGTGCCCTTGGTTATGGAGTTTTGGCCGCCATGTCCCATATGATTGGCCAGTTTTATGCTGCTTACTATTTGTTTGTGCCCCACCAGGCTTTACTGGGGTTATTGCCGTTTTTGATGACGGCAGCGATGGGATTTGGCATTATAAGTGGTTTAATCGCCTTGAAAATTGTCCGGCAACTGGGCAAGGTTTGA
- a CDS encoding TonB family protein, which yields MAVLQVRQSPIQNPNIGANDRLGLTIFFAVILHSLIIMGISFSKPDKKKPPEKLPGLEVTLVQSRTDKKIEDADFLAQASQEGGGESKDAHKPTSAVEPQIATGEVGEVAELVPETVLPRFTEKTKMQLMTVDDSEVFVQTEENTPEMPTNIQDPTAAQLVMLNKKIAKQSAELDLQREQYSRRTKTKIITAKTKEYRFASYEEAWRKKVERIGTLNFPDEARRRKLSGNVRVKVTIRSNGTVKKVDILSFSGHKVLDDAVVRIVKMASPYASFTEDIKRDTDEIAIIRTWQFMAGNKVRTR from the coding sequence ATGGCAGTCTTACAAGTCAGGCAATCACCCATACAAAACCCCAACATTGGTGCCAATGACCGCTTGGGTTTAACCATATTTTTTGCGGTGATATTGCACAGTTTAATCATTATGGGGATTAGCTTCAGTAAACCGGATAAGAAAAAACCGCCGGAAAAACTACCGGGTTTGGAAGTGACGCTGGTGCAAAGTCGTACCGACAAAAAAATAGAAGATGCGGATTTTCTGGCCCAAGCCAGTCAGGAGGGTGGTGGTGAAAGTAAAGACGCCCACAAACCGACCTCTGCGGTAGAACCTCAGATCGCCACCGGTGAGGTGGGCGAAGTGGCGGAACTGGTCCCGGAAACCGTCTTGCCCCGATTTACAGAAAAAACCAAAATGCAATTAATGACGGTGGATGACTCTGAAGTATTCGTCCAGACCGAAGAAAATACTCCGGAGATGCCCACCAATATTCAGGATCCCACTGCGGCTCAATTGGTGATGCTCAACAAGAAAATTGCCAAACAAAGTGCCGAGCTGGATTTGCAGCGCGAGCAATACTCCCGCCGCACCAAAACCAAAATTATTACGGCAAAAACCAAAGAATATCGGTTTGCATCCTACGAAGAAGCCTGGCGTAAAAAAGTGGAACGCATCGGTACCCTGAACTTTCCCGATGAAGCCAGAAGGCGCAAATTATCCGGTAACGTCCGGGTGAAAGTGACCATTCGTTCCAACGGGACGGTTAAGAAGGTGGATATTCTGTCTTTTTCAGGCCATAAAGTTTTGGATGATGCGGTAGTGCGAATTGTAAAAATGGCCTCTCCTTATGCCAGTTTTACCGAGGATATAAAACGGGATACGGATGAGATCGCCATTATTCGTACCTGGCAGTTTATGGCCGGTAATAAGGTACGGACCCGATAA
- a CDS encoding YqgE/AlgH family protein — MRETCLTNQFLIAMPGLADPNFFHSVTYICEHNKHGAMGIVINQPVDLTLGEVVDYLGIKNGHNEKMRQTVFRGGPVETDRGFVLHNPLGKWESTLNVTPRIGLSTSNDIVEALARGEGPEHCLVALGYAGWGAGQLERELGENAWINCMADEQVLFHMDSAERWQAAVSLVGIDLNHLSGDVGHA, encoded by the coding sequence ATGCGCGAAACCTGCCTGACCAATCAGTTTCTCATAGCCATGCCTGGATTGGCGGATCCCAATTTTTTTCATAGTGTGACCTATATTTGCGAGCACAATAAACACGGTGCCATGGGCATCGTCATCAACCAGCCCGTAGACCTGACATTGGGTGAAGTGGTGGATTATTTGGGAATTAAGAATGGTCATAATGAAAAAATGCGCCAGACGGTTTTTCGTGGCGGTCCGGTGGAAACGGACCGGGGTTTTGTTTTGCACAATCCCTTGGGGAAATGGGAATCCACTTTGAACGTTACACCACGCATTGGTTTGTCCACCTCCAATGATATAGTGGAGGCTTTGGCACGGGGTGAAGGACCGGAGCACTGTTTGGTAGCCCTGGGCTATGCCGGATGGGGTGCCGGGCAATTGGAGCGGGAACTGGGAGAAAACGCCTGGATCAATTGTATGGCAGACGAACAAGTGTTGTTTCACATGGATTCAGCTGAGCGCTGGCAAGCCGCAGTGAGCCTGGTGGGCATCGATTTAAACCACTTGTCCGGAGACGTAGGCCACGCGTGA
- the ruvX gene encoding Holliday junction resolvase RuvX, whose product MSLGNPPSNIPAPPHIQTLLGFDFGTQRIGVAVGQVFTQTANPVTTLLVKNLQIPWPQITQLIQQWQPDAFVVGLPLNLDQTEHKVSQGARRFGNQLNGRYNLPVYWVDERLTSHAAEQMLADKGVNKGAGKASNREKRDSTYSVDSVAAQLILESWLQTCEIRKD is encoded by the coding sequence GTGAGTTTGGGTAATCCCCCATCCAATATTCCGGCCCCGCCCCACATCCAGACCTTGCTGGGCTTTGACTTCGGAACCCAGCGTATCGGTGTTGCCGTAGGTCAAGTATTCACACAGACCGCCAATCCGGTTACCACCTTGCTGGTGAAAAACCTTCAAATTCCCTGGCCACAGATCACGCAATTGATTCAACAATGGCAACCGGATGCTTTTGTGGTGGGATTACCTCTGAATCTGGATCAAACTGAACACAAAGTAAGCCAGGGCGCACGACGTTTTGGTAATCAGCTCAATGGGCGGTACAATCTGCCCGTATACTGGGTGGACGAACGCTTAACGTCCCACGCGGCGGAACAGATGCTCGCAGACAAAGGTGTCAATAAAGGTGCCGGCAAAGCATCTAATAGAGAAAAAAGGGATTCCACCTATAGCGTTGATAGTGTGGCGGCCCAACTCATATTGGAAAGCTGGTTGCAGACCTGCGAGATTCGCAAAGATTAA
- the pyrR gene encoding bifunctional pyr operon transcriptional regulator/uracil phosphoribosyltransferase PyrR: MREPNEVENLLGQMAQQVKERLLSIGNGAAGDDILMIGIHSGGVWIAKRLHQLLGLSQPLGNLDISFYRDDFSRIGMNPQVKPSQLPVSVDAKHILLVDDILHTGRTIRAAMNEIFDYGRPASITLIVLGERTGRELPIQPDIVGKHLNLTSGQHVKLSGPDTLTLTVMESS; this comes from the coding sequence ATGCGGGAACCGAACGAAGTAGAGAATTTACTGGGACAAATGGCGCAGCAGGTCAAAGAACGTTTGCTCAGCATAGGCAATGGCGCGGCCGGTGACGACATACTTATGATCGGTATTCACTCCGGAGGGGTTTGGATTGCCAAACGTTTGCACCAATTGCTGGGATTAAGCCAGCCGCTGGGAAACTTGGATATCTCATTTTATCGTGATGATTTCAGTCGCATTGGCATGAACCCCCAGGTTAAGCCATCCCAACTCCCGGTATCGGTGGATGCTAAACACATCCTTCTGGTGGATGATATATTACACACTGGACGTACTATCCGAGCGGCCATGAACGAAATATTCGACTATGGCCGACCGGCGTCTATTACCTTGATCGTGCTGGGAGAAAGGACGGGGCGTGAATTGCCAATACAACCGGATATTGTGGGTAAGCACTTGAATCTGACGTCAGGCCAGCACGTTAAACTATCCGGCCCGGATACTTTGACTTTAACGGTGATGGAATCCTCATGA
- a CDS encoding aspartate carbamoyltransferase catalytic subunit gives MNQNIQLDQQGRLRHLLTLEGLKRQTLVDILDAAEGFGSVAGQAVKKVPLLRGKTVVNLFFEASTRTLTTFELAAKRLSADVLKINITTSATSKGESLLDMLRNLEAMHCDMFVVRHAQSGAAHFIASHVAPHISVINAGDGSHAHPTQALLDMFTIRRHKKEFAPLNVAIVGDILHSRVARSQIHALTTLGVNEVRVVGPKTLIPNDVDSLGVHVYHDLEEGLDNADVVIMLRLQKERMQGALLPSEHEYFQCYGLTKDKLAAAKPDAIVMHPGPINRCVEIQSEVADGPQSVVLEQVTNGLAVRMAVMSMVLGRPAGGVN, from the coding sequence ATGAATCAAAATATACAACTGGACCAACAAGGGCGGTTACGCCATTTACTCACTTTGGAAGGTTTGAAGCGCCAGACTCTGGTCGATATTCTGGATGCGGCTGAAGGTTTTGGCAGCGTCGCCGGGCAAGCCGTGAAGAAAGTCCCTTTATTGCGCGGTAAAACCGTGGTGAATTTGTTTTTTGAAGCCAGTACACGCACCTTAACCACATTTGAGCTGGCAGCCAAACGTCTTTCGGCAGATGTTCTGAAAATAAACATTACCACCTCGGCCACCTCCAAAGGTGAAAGCCTGTTGGATATGTTGCGCAATCTTGAGGCCATGCATTGCGATATGTTTGTGGTACGTCATGCGCAAAGTGGCGCAGCACATTTTATCGCCTCCCACGTGGCGCCACACATTAGTGTGATTAATGCGGGTGACGGCAGTCATGCCCACCCAACCCAAGCTTTGTTGGACATGTTTACTATACGCAGGCACAAAAAAGAATTTGCCCCGCTGAATGTGGCTATCGTCGGGGATATTCTGCATTCGCGTGTGGCACGCTCACAAATCCATGCATTAACCACCTTGGGGGTTAATGAGGTCAGAGTGGTGGGGCCCAAGACCTTAATACCCAACGATGTGGATTCTCTGGGTGTCCATGTTTACCATGACCTGGAAGAAGGCTTGGATAACGCGGATGTGGTGATTATGTTGCGATTGCAAAAAGAGCGTATGCAGGGGGCGTTGTTACCCAGCGAGCATGAGTATTTTCAGTGCTATGGCTTAACGAAGGACAAACTGGCGGCGGCGAAACCCGATGCGATTGTGATGCACCCCGGACCCATTAATCGTTGTGTAGAAATCCAGTCGGAAGTGGCTGACGGCCCGCAATCGGTGGTGCTGGAACAGGTCACCAACGGTTTGGCAGTGCGCATGGCGGTTATGTCTATGGTGCTTGGGCGTCCTGCCGGAGGAGTCAACTAA
- a CDS encoding dihydroorotate dehydrogenase electron transfer subunit, with amino-acid sequence MAKSHRKTIHLEQAEVLSHDAFDAKQFVLRVKAPQLAAKAKPGQFAHIQCGPELPMRRPISIMLTDPNNGSVDFLYKVFGRGTHILSQRKVGEKISILGPIGNCFQSQMDKPRALLIGGGVGIPPMVFLARSLLAVKGAYDPFVIMGSEVPFPFKAQPSRYVVPGMAAGVTAAMPLMEDWEIPSRLASLQGYPGCHEGYVTDVARQWLDALSDSQRQEVAVFACGPHPMLEAVAKMAQEYHLPCQTSLEEFMACAVGGCAGCVVEIQTPQGSAMKRVCVDGPVFDARSVAAFL; translated from the coding sequence ATGGCTAAATCACACCGTAAAACCATACACTTGGAACAGGCGGAGGTGTTGTCCCACGATGCCTTCGATGCGAAGCAATTTGTGTTGCGGGTAAAAGCGCCGCAACTAGCAGCCAAAGCCAAGCCAGGACAATTTGCTCATATTCAATGCGGACCGGAGCTACCCATGCGCCGCCCCATTTCCATTATGCTTACCGATCCAAACAACGGGTCGGTAGATTTTTTGTACAAAGTTTTTGGTCGGGGCACCCATATACTGTCACAACGCAAGGTAGGAGAGAAGATTAGTATATTGGGGCCAATTGGTAACTGTTTCCAATCCCAGATGGATAAACCCAGAGCTTTGTTAATCGGAGGTGGTGTCGGGATTCCTCCCATGGTATTTCTAGCGCGTTCTTTGTTGGCCGTGAAGGGGGCGTATGATCCCTTTGTCATCATGGGTTCCGAGGTGCCCTTTCCCTTCAAGGCCCAGCCTTCTCGGTATGTCGTACCTGGCATGGCCGCCGGCGTTACCGCGGCCATGCCCTTGATGGAAGACTGGGAAATACCCAGCCGTCTGGCCAGCTTACAAGGCTATCCCGGTTGCCATGAAGGATACGTAACCGACGTGGCGCGTCAATGGCTTGACGCTTTGAGCGATTCGCAGCGTCAAGAAGTGGCAGTTTTTGCCTGTGGACCTCATCCGATGTTGGAGGCTGTGGCGAAAATGGCGCAGGAATACCATTTGCCTTGCCAGACATCGTTAGAAGAATTCATGGCCTGCGCGGTAGGCGGTTGCGCCGGATGTGTCGTTGAAATTCAAACCCCGCAAGGTTCAGCAATGAAACGGGTTTGTGTGGATGGCCCCGTATTTGACGCGCGCAGTGTGGCCGCTTTCTTGTGA
- a CDS encoding DUF2059 domain-containing protein: MLSRIMVLLGFCLCTVVISFAYASVYTTANELYLKSGIKTQIDAVPQSVYMGFQHSIRSQAHLDKLTPQEKSQYRNLINDAYNAIELKKIVMDYMSQNLNETEMMEALKWLKSPVGQKVTHLEERVVGQESSQEMIHYVQSLQTDPPPAEYHEFVGRLAQEIDAESTAVDIAMNAQLAITIAMATVEPKTTVEQLQYIQKELNHMRGLVAAIVSKEIVANLMFTYHTMPLPEFQQYVEFSSSTVGKKYQQTMAQALSKAINHGSLVLGEKMVQILQQRAKARSGLDL, from the coding sequence ATGTTATCCAGAATTATGGTCCTGCTTGGATTTTGCCTGTGTACGGTAGTCATTTCCTTCGCCTATGCTTCCGTATACACCACAGCCAACGAGCTCTACCTCAAGTCAGGCATAAAGACACAAATCGATGCGGTGCCCCAGTCGGTGTATATGGGGTTTCAACACAGCATTCGCTCACAGGCTCATTTGGATAAACTGACTCCACAGGAAAAAAGCCAGTACCGGAATTTGATCAATGACGCCTACAATGCCATAGAGCTGAAGAAAATCGTCATGGACTACATGAGTCAAAACCTGAACGAAACGGAAATGATGGAAGCATTGAAATGGCTGAAGTCTCCCGTGGGACAAAAAGTGACTCATCTGGAAGAACGGGTTGTGGGCCAGGAGTCGAGCCAGGAAATGATCCATTATGTACAGTCTTTACAAACGGATCCGCCGCCGGCTGAATATCACGAATTTGTGGGTCGGCTGGCCCAGGAAATCGATGCGGAATCCACTGCGGTCGACATAGCCATGAACGCTCAATTAGCCATCACTATCGCCATGGCCACCGTAGAGCCAAAAACCACGGTAGAGCAGTTACAATACATTCAAAAAGAACTGAACCATATGCGTGGTCTCGTGGCTGCTATTGTCAGTAAGGAGATAGTTGCCAATTTAATGTTTACCTATCACACCATGCCGTTGCCGGAATTTCAGCAATATGTTGAGTTTTCCAGTTCCACTGTGGGTAAGAAATACCAGCAGACCATGGCCCAGGCTCTTAGCAAAGCCATTAATCACGGAAGCCTGGTATTGGGTGAAAAAATGGTCCAAATCCTTCAGCAAAGAGCCAAAGCACGTTCCGGTCTCGATTTATAA
- a CDS encoding cadherin-like domain-containing protein, which produces MVIKFHHVVFLSFILIFLHGCSETEPGPGAGKSQILPQAELVSISESTRNYFLSGDRLQGTYVYSDSSGRGEGQTLYRWLRNGEAITGQQYYFLTAADNNTELTFEVTPVADDGVPGEARSASQYIQFNNRLPQAQKVFIRDNNYDSALSCNCISVGDILSGRFEYFDTEGDLQGGAVYQWTRGGVSIPNATGANYLVTEDDRGAVIGFKVRPVTADGAMGNVANATVVEGNHHPTATNDTRAINANQPDLALTDLQNNDIDLDGDTLVVAEVGSNNTVATVELVSNNRGVSYLMRNRFGYLIPGEVEVDTFQYKVSDNRGGYAWGTVTITITGVNDIPIATADAVTVNAQDVDVAISVLDNDSDADAGDSFTITGLDLTSLNTTGSARVAGNNILYTPQVAAPATDSFIYEITDSYGGVAAAQVDVTIQ; this is translated from the coding sequence ATGGTAATAAAATTCCACCATGTGGTTTTCTTATCTTTCATTTTAATCTTTTTGCACGGGTGCTCAGAAACGGAGCCCGGTCCAGGTGCAGGGAAATCGCAAATACTGCCGCAAGCTGAACTGGTAAGCATTAGTGAGTCTACCCGGAATTATTTTCTATCCGGTGACCGGCTGCAGGGAACCTACGTATATTCCGATAGCAGCGGTCGTGGCGAAGGACAGACCCTGTACCGTTGGTTACGCAATGGCGAGGCGATTACGGGTCAGCAATATTACTTTCTCACAGCGGCGGACAACAATACGGAATTGACGTTTGAAGTCACTCCGGTGGCAGATGACGGGGTTCCGGGCGAGGCCAGAAGTGCATCGCAATATATTCAGTTTAACAATCGGTTGCCGCAGGCCCAAAAAGTGTTCATCCGCGACAATAACTACGATTCCGCCCTAAGCTGCAACTGTATTTCGGTTGGGGATATATTGTCGGGCCGATTTGAGTATTTCGATACCGAAGGGGATTTGCAAGGAGGCGCTGTATATCAATGGACCCGTGGGGGAGTATCCATTCCCAATGCCACCGGTGCCAATTATCTTGTAACGGAAGACGATAGGGGAGCTGTGATTGGATTTAAGGTGCGCCCGGTTACCGCAGATGGTGCAATGGGTAATGTTGCGAACGCCACCGTAGTTGAAGGCAATCACCACCCAACTGCCACGAATGACACTCGAGCCATTAATGCCAATCAACCCGATTTGGCATTGACCGATCTACAGAATAACGACATTGACCTGGATGGTGATACCCTGGTGGTAGCTGAGGTCGGTAGTAACAATACCGTTGCTACCGTGGAGTTGGTATCGAACAATCGCGGTGTCAGCTATCTGATGCGAAACCGGTTTGGCTATTTGATACCCGGTGAAGTCGAGGTGGATACATTTCAGTACAAAGTATCGGATAACCGCGGTGGCTACGCCTGGGGAACGGTCACTATAACCATCACGGGTGTCAACGATATCCCGATTGCAACCGCGGACGCCGTTACGGTCAATGCCCAAGACGTTGATGTTGCCATATCCGTGCTGGACAACGATAGCGATGCCGATGCCGGGGACTCGTTCACCATTACGGGGTTGGATTTGACCAGTTTAAATACCACAGGTTCGGCTCGGGTCGCCGGTAATAACATACTGTACACCCCACAGGTGGCCGCTCCGGCGACAGACAGTTTCATCTATGAAATCACGGATAGCTACGGCGGGGTGGCAGCTGCGCAAGTGGATGTTACCATTCAATAA